The following proteins come from a genomic window of Denitromonas sp.:
- a CDS encoding sigma-54-dependent Fis family transcriptional regulator: MAHDPRPLIELKSFLETLPEPHILFDRDYRILAANSAYRQANDVTHSVIGRTCYEVSHHYSVPCDQAGESCPLARSLESGQRERVLHLHHTPKGEAYVNIELSPVRDAAGEVAFFVEKMEPLKVARGLSDRAGLVGRAPRFQAMLGLLARVAPSEATVLLQGESGTGKELVANALHEASHRADRPFIAVDCSGLPETLFESELFGHERGAFTGATARKPGLVEVASGGTLFIDEVGDIPLGMQVKLLRLLETGTYRRVGATELRTADIRVVSATHRSLREMVDEGRFRQDLYYRLNTFPIEVPALRDRAEDIPLLATAMLARVAPSRTLRLSPAVLRCLSAYGFPGNVRELRNILERASLMCDGEEIGLEHLPPGLCDAPLTAPIRTLASKDGRDTADLAGMERRALQAALAEHHGNRRQLAARLGVSERTLYRKLKAHGLAGRPAPDAGG, from the coding sequence ATGGCACATGACCCCCGCCCGCTGATCGAACTGAAATCCTTTCTCGAGACGCTGCCCGAGCCGCACATCCTGTTTGATCGGGACTACCGCATCCTGGCCGCCAATTCGGCCTACCGGCAGGCCAACGACGTGACCCACAGCGTCATCGGGCGGACCTGCTACGAGGTTTCGCATCACTATTCGGTGCCCTGCGATCAGGCCGGCGAGAGCTGCCCGCTGGCGCGCAGCCTTGAGTCCGGCCAGCGCGAGCGGGTGCTGCATCTGCATCACACCCCCAAGGGCGAGGCGTATGTGAACATCGAGCTGTCGCCGGTGCGCGATGCGGCCGGCGAGGTGGCCTTTTTCGTCGAGAAAATGGAGCCGCTCAAGGTCGCGCGTGGCCTGTCTGACCGGGCCGGCCTGGTCGGGCGGGCGCCGCGCTTCCAGGCCATGCTCGGGTTGCTGGCCCGGGTGGCACCATCGGAGGCCACGGTGTTGCTGCAGGGCGAGTCCGGTACCGGCAAGGAATTGGTGGCCAACGCCCTGCATGAAGCCAGCCACCGCGCCGATCGCCCCTTCATCGCCGTCGATTGCTCCGGGCTGCCTGAAACCCTGTTCGAGAGCGAGCTGTTCGGCCATGAGCGCGGCGCTTTCACCGGCGCCACCGCGCGCAAGCCGGGTCTGGTCGAGGTGGCCAGCGGGGGCACCTTGTTCATCGACGAGGTCGGCGACATCCCGCTGGGCATGCAGGTCAAGCTGCTGCGCCTGCTCGAGACCGGCACCTACCGCCGTGTGGGTGCCACCGAACTGCGTACGGCCGATATCCGTGTGGTGTCGGCAACGCACCGATCGCTGCGCGAGATGGTCGATGAAGGCCGTTTTCGGCAAGATCTCTACTACCGCCTCAACACCTTCCCGATCGAGGTGCCGGCCCTGCGCGATCGCGCCGAGGATATCCCGCTGCTGGCCACTGCCATGCTCGCGCGCGTGGCGCCTTCGCGGACCCTGCGGCTGTCACCCGCTGTGCTGCGCTGCCTGAGCGCCTATGGCTTTCCGGGCAATGTGCGGGAGCTGCGCAATATCCTTGAGCGCGCCAGCCTGATGTGCGACGGCGAAGAAATTGGTCTCGAACACCTCCCGCCCGGGCTCTGCGACGCACCGCTGACAGCGCCAATACGCACACTTGCCAGCAAGGACGGCCGCGACACGGCGGACCTCGCCGGCATGGAGCGTCGTGCCTTGCAAGCCGCGCTGGCCGAGCACCACGGCAACCGCCGGCAGCTGGCGGCCCGACTCGGCGTGTCCGAGCGCACGCTGTACCGGAAGCTGAAAGCGCATGGACTGGCGGGGCGTCCTGCTCCTGACGCTGGCGGCTGA
- a CDS encoding LysR family transcriptional regulator: MSKIDGMLAFARVVEAKSFSEAARRMNATRSRLSKAVAALEASLGVRLLNRSTRRLSLTEVGAAYYAHCARIAQELEDAEQTIGHLQAEPRGVLKISASVAFGTLHIAPALPDFLARYPELSADMTINDRIVDLADEAYDVAVRIVTEPAPALVARRLAPIRRKVCATPAYFRRYGVPKTPEDLVNHNCLHYTHDRDAWHFSGPQGQIVVPVSGRLHINDDEALSQAVLGGLGVALLPTFIVGADLQAGRLEAVLSDYVPVERFAYAVYLPTRHLAPKVRVFIDFLLERFGPQPYWDRFESGAGQPRPLAADRAMPDNG; encoded by the coding sequence ATGAGCAAGATCGATGGCATGCTGGCGTTCGCGCGGGTGGTCGAGGCGAAGAGCTTTTCCGAAGCGGCGCGGCGCATGAACGCCACGCGCTCCAGGCTGAGCAAGGCGGTGGCCGCGCTGGAGGCCTCGCTCGGCGTGCGCCTGCTCAACCGCAGCACCCGGCGGCTGAGCCTGACGGAAGTCGGCGCGGCCTATTACGCCCATTGCGCGCGCATTGCGCAGGAGCTCGAAGACGCCGAGCAGACCATCGGCCACCTGCAGGCCGAGCCGCGCGGTGTGCTCAAGATCAGCGCCTCGGTGGCTTTTGGTACTTTGCACATTGCGCCGGCGCTGCCCGATTTTCTGGCGCGCTACCCCGAGCTCAGCGCCGACATGACCATCAACGACCGCATCGTCGACCTGGCCGATGAGGCCTACGACGTGGCGGTGCGGATCGTCACCGAACCGGCGCCCGCGCTGGTGGCGCGGCGACTGGCCCCGATTCGTCGCAAGGTGTGCGCCACGCCGGCGTATTTCCGGCGCTACGGCGTGCCGAAAACCCCTGAAGACCTCGTCAATCACAACTGCCTGCACTACACCCACGACCGCGACGCCTGGCATTTTTCAGGGCCGCAGGGGCAGATCGTGGTGCCGGTGTCGGGGCGGCTGCACATCAACGATGACGAGGCCCTGTCGCAGGCCGTGCTCGGCGGGCTGGGGGTGGCCTTGCTGCCGACCTTCATCGTCGGCGCCGATCTGCAGGCCGGCCGGCTCGAAGCCGTGCTCTCCGACTATGTGCCGGTCGAACGCTTCGCCTACGCGGTGTATCTGCCAACCCGCCACCTCGCGCCCAAGGTGCGGGTGTTCATCGACTTCCTGCTCGAACGCTTCGGCCCGCAGCCGTATTGGGACCGTTTTGAAAGCGGCGCGGGTCAGCCCCGGCCCTTGGCGGCAGATCGCGCCATGCCGGACAATGGATGA
- a CDS encoding GreA/GreB family elongation factor: MRSDYIIMGDADFVRLMALNPEPQLRAELEGAVVMPTSAVPPGVVTLNSRVRYIDEATGVSRDVEIVYPTEADAAAGKVSVLAPVGSALIGLSVGEQIDWIFPDGRRIRLRVEDVLTGD; the protein is encoded by the coding sequence ATGCGCAGCGACTACATCATCATGGGCGATGCTGACTTTGTCCGCCTCATGGCACTCAACCCCGAGCCGCAATTGCGCGCCGAGCTCGAAGGCGCGGTCGTCATGCCGACCAGCGCCGTGCCGCCCGGCGTCGTGACGCTGAACTCCCGTGTCCGCTACATCGATGAAGCCACCGGGGTATCCCGCGATGTCGAGATCGTCTATCCGACCGAGGCCGACGCCGCCGCCGGCAAGGTCTCGGTGCTGGCCCCGGTCGGCTCGGCGCTGATCGGCCTGTCGGTGGGCGAGCAGATCGACTGGATCTTTCCCGACGGTCGCCGCATCCGCCTGCGGGTGGAAGATGTCCTGACCGGCGACTGA
- a CDS encoding cyd operon YbgE family protein encodes MTDAPAQPARIAWLPLLAAIAIALGITANPRWLTDSAGHADHWAAMALFWAMSAGFVRGVGFVPRLRPLRWLLSGAACAVGVVLAVWRLW; translated from the coding sequence ATGACTGACGCCCCGGCACAGCCCGCGCGCATCGCCTGGCTGCCGCTGCTGGCCGCCATCGCCATCGCGCTGGGCATCACCGCCAACCCCCGCTGGCTGACCGACAGCGCCGGCCATGCCGACCACTGGGCCGCCATGGCGCTGTTCTGGGCCATGAGCGCCGGCTTTGTACGCGGCGTCGGCTTCGTGCCGCGCCTGCGTCCGCTGCGCTGGCTGCTCTCCGGCGCGGCCTGCGCGGTCGGCGTTGTGCTGGCCGTGTGGCGGCTGTGGTGA
- the cydX gene encoding cytochrome bd-I oxidase subunit CydX — MWYFTWILGIGFAVLLAILNAMWGEHEDARQPSLTPKAHPDD; from the coding sequence ATGTGGTACTTCACCTGGATACTCGGCATCGGCTTCGCCGTGCTGCTGGCCATTCTCAACGCCATGTGGGGTGAGCACGAAGACGCCCGCCAGCCGTCGCTCACCCCCAAGGCCCACCCCGATGACTGA
- the petA gene encoding ubiquinol-cytochrome c reductase iron-sulfur subunit, whose translation MTDTLADRRRLLIATSAVGAAATAGVAVPLVASLTPSERARAAGAPVEVDIGKLAPGEMMTVEWRGKPVWILHRTEAMLASLEGNEAELVDPASAHPMQPAYAQNRYRAINPRYLVAVGICTHLGCSPSEKFGTGAASGLGTGWPGGFLCPCHGSTFDLAGRVYLHKPAPDNLEVPPHKYLSDTRLIIGADDDTA comes from the coding sequence ATGACTGATACCCTTGCCGACCGCCGTCGCTTGCTGATCGCGACCTCTGCCGTGGGCGCTGCGGCCACCGCTGGCGTGGCGGTACCGCTGGTGGCCAGCCTGACACCCTCCGAACGTGCGCGTGCCGCCGGTGCGCCGGTGGAGGTGGACATCGGCAAGCTCGCGCCGGGCGAGATGATGACTGTCGAATGGCGTGGCAAGCCGGTGTGGATCCTGCATCGCACCGAGGCCATGCTCGCCAGTCTTGAAGGCAACGAGGCTGAACTGGTGGATCCCGCGTCGGCCCATCCCATGCAACCGGCGTATGCGCAAAACCGCTACCGCGCCATCAACCCGCGTTACCTCGTGGCGGTCGGCATCTGCACCCATCTGGGCTGCTCGCCGAGCGAGAAGTTCGGCACCGGCGCAGCCAGCGGCCTGGGCACCGGCTGGCCCGGCGGCTTCCTGTGCCCCTGCCATGGTTCGACCTTCGACCTGGCCGGCCGGGTGTATCTGCACAAGCCCGCGCCCGACAACCTCGAAGTGCCGCCGCACAAATACCTCAGCGACACCCGGTTGATCATCGGCGCCGACGACGACACCGCCTAA
- a CDS encoding cytochrome ubiquinol oxidase subunit I, producing MNNSSNLSRLQFAATAMYHFLFVPLTIGMTWILVIMESVYVMTGLPIYKDMTRFWGKLFGINFALGVTTGITLEFQFGTNWAYYSHYVGDIFGAPLAIEGLMAFFLESTFIGLFFFGWDRLSRKQHLLVTLMMAIGTNLSALWILIANGWMQNPVGAEFSATTMRMEMVDFWAVVFNPDAQAKFVHTVSAGYVTGAMFVLSISAWYLLRGRDVAFAKRSFRIAAAFGLASALSVVVLGDESGYTVGEAQQTKLAAMEAMWETEPAPAGLKLVAGINEAEMKNEWEIEIPWVLGLIGTRSTDTVLPGLKEILVQNRVRIVSGIDAVKALEAVRRNPDDSAARTRLQAHQADLGFGLLLKKYVTDMDQVTPELIDRAAADTIPRVTPLFWTFRLMVALGFALIALFGLATWYSIKGNFAEQRWLLRWALWFLPMPWIACEMGWFVAEYGRQPWTIYGVLPTHLSVSTLSVESLYGSLAGFVGFYTLLLIVEMYLMVKFARQGPGSLGTGRYLNETASA from the coding sequence GTGAACAACTCGTCGAACCTGTCGCGGCTGCAGTTCGCCGCCACTGCGATGTACCACTTCCTGTTCGTTCCGCTCACGATCGGGATGACCTGGATCCTGGTCATCATGGAGTCGGTCTATGTGATGACCGGCCTGCCCATCTACAAGGACATGACCCGCTTCTGGGGCAAGCTGTTCGGCATCAACTTTGCCCTCGGCGTCACGACCGGCATCACGCTGGAGTTTCAGTTCGGCACCAACTGGGCTTACTACTCGCACTACGTCGGCGACATCTTCGGTGCGCCGCTGGCGATCGAGGGCCTGATGGCCTTCTTCCTGGAATCGACCTTCATCGGCCTGTTCTTCTTCGGCTGGGACCGCCTGTCGCGCAAACAGCATCTGCTGGTCACGCTGATGATGGCGATCGGCACCAACCTGTCGGCGCTGTGGATCCTGATCGCCAACGGCTGGATGCAGAATCCGGTCGGCGCCGAGTTCTCGGCCACCACCATGCGCATGGAAATGGTGGATTTCTGGGCCGTGGTGTTCAACCCGGATGCCCAGGCCAAGTTCGTGCATACGGTGTCGGCGGGTTACGTGACCGGCGCCATGTTCGTGCTCTCGATCAGTGCCTGGTATCTGCTGCGCGGGCGTGACGTGGCCTTCGCCAAGCGATCGTTCCGCATCGCCGCCGCCTTCGGGCTGGCTTCGGCGCTATCGGTCGTCGTGCTCGGCGACGAGTCCGGCTACACCGTCGGTGAAGCCCAGCAGACCAAACTGGCGGCGATGGAGGCGATGTGGGAGACCGAACCGGCGCCGGCCGGGCTCAAGCTTGTCGCCGGCATCAACGAGGCGGAGATGAAGAACGAGTGGGAGATCGAGATCCCCTGGGTACTGGGTCTGATCGGCACACGCTCGACTGACACCGTGCTCCCCGGCCTGAAGGAGATCCTGGTCCAGAACCGGGTGCGCATCGTCTCCGGCATCGACGCAGTCAAGGCCCTCGAGGCGGTCCGCCGCAACCCCGACGATAGTGCCGCGCGGACACGGCTTCAGGCTCACCAAGCGGATCTGGGCTTCGGGCTGCTGCTCAAGAAATATGTGACCGACATGGACCAGGTCACCCCCGAGCTGATCGACCGGGCGGCCGCCGACACCATCCCGCGCGTCACCCCGTTGTTCTGGACCTTCCGGCTGATGGTGGCGCTGGGTTTCGCGCTCATCGCCCTGTTTGGACTGGCGACCTGGTACTCGATCAAGGGGAATTTTGCCGAACAGCGCTGGCTGCTGCGCTGGGCGCTGTGGTTCCTGCCGATGCCGTGGATCGCCTGCGAAATGGGCTGGTTCGTGGCCGAGTACGGCCGTCAGCCCTGGACCATCTACGGCGTGCTGCCGACGCATCTGTCGGTCTCCACGCTCAGCGTCGAATCCCTCTACGGCTCACTGGCCGGCTTTGTCGGCTTCTACACCCTGCTGCTCATCGTCGAGATGTATCTGATGGTGAAGTTCGCCCGCCAAGGCCCCGGCAGCCTGGGCACCGGCCGCTATCTGAACGAAACCGCATCCGCCTGA
- the cydP gene encoding cytochrome oxidase putative small subunit CydP: MTINARNTLFYIKNRISTAPGTRLVRRVATDKEHQGMKDRKLARELILIVIVKVIAIAALWWAVVRDTNTTVTPQAMEARISQGAQPTSQGHPHDQ, encoded by the coding sequence ATGACGATCAACGCACGCAATACCTTGTTTTACATCAAGAATCGCATCAGCACGGCGCCTGGCACGCGTCTTGTAAGACGTGTAGCGACAGATAAGGAACACCAAGGCATGAAAGACCGAAAACTTGCCCGTGAGCTGATCCTCATCGTGATCGTCAAGGTGATCGCGATTGCCGCCCTGTGGTGGGCGGTGGTGCGCGATACGAACACGACCGTGACCCCGCAGGCCATGGAGGCGCGGATCAGCCAGGGCGCTCAACCCACTTCGCAAGGACATCCTCATGATCAGTGA
- a CDS encoding SDR family oxidoreductase: MKAIVTGTSRGLGAAIATTLLERGIPVLGLARQHNPALTQPGAACTQTALDLSNPDALARWLADGEMARFLADEDAVLLINNAGTVAPVGPLGTQGSAAVAQAVSLNVAAPLMLADAFVTAAPAANDRRILHVSSGAARNAYAGWNVYCATKAALDHHARAVVEDGVPNLRICSLAPGVIDTDMQVQVRTSDEARFPARERFEALKRDGALVPPAVCAARLVGYLLSEAFGDSAVADLREVAPA; the protein is encoded by the coding sequence ATGAAAGCCATTGTTACCGGCACCAGCCGCGGCCTTGGTGCCGCCATTGCCACCACGCTGCTCGAACGCGGCATCCCCGTGCTCGGTCTGGCCCGTCAACACAATCCGGCGCTGACGCAGCCGGGCGCGGCGTGCACACAGACCGCGCTGGACCTGTCGAATCCGGACGCGCTGGCGCGCTGGCTCGCTGACGGCGAGATGGCACGGTTTCTGGCCGACGAAGACGCCGTACTGCTGATCAACAACGCCGGCACCGTGGCGCCGGTCGGGCCGCTGGGCACGCAAGGCAGCGCGGCAGTGGCGCAGGCGGTGAGCCTGAACGTGGCGGCGCCGCTGATGCTGGCCGACGCGTTCGTGACCGCCGCCCCGGCCGCAAACGACCGGCGCATTCTGCATGTGTCGAGCGGTGCGGCGCGCAACGCCTACGCCGGCTGGAATGTGTACTGCGCCACCAAGGCGGCGCTGGACCACCACGCCCGCGCGGTGGTGGAGGACGGCGTGCCCAACCTGCGCATCTGCAGCCTGGCGCCGGGGGTGATCGACACCGACATGCAGGTGCAGGTGCGCACCAGCGACGAGGCGCGCTTCCCCGCCCGCGAACGCTTCGAGGCACTCAAGCGCGATGGCGCACTGGTGCCGCCGGCGGTGTGCGCAGCGCGTCTGGTGGGCTATCTGTTGTCCGAGGCGTTTGGCGACAGCGCCGTGGCAGATCTGCGCGAGGTGGCGCCGGCTTAG
- a CDS encoding fructosamine kinase family protein, giving the protein MEPLLNLSAVLVQAIQHASGIDVAGATLQRVSGGSINRAYHVRLGEQSFFLKCNGADALPMFEAEADGLSALAATDAFRVPRVLGCGRTDDDAFLLLEHLQLRPLASDEDGQRFAEALVQLHHETGEHYGWPRDNFIGAAPQANTPGDGWARFFINHRLIPQLERARAKGYAGALGRDADALLERAPGLFVDYRPHASLLHGDLWHGNAAIDETGRPAIFDPAVYRGDRDADLAMSELFGGFPSSFYIAYRRAWPMADGYEQRKTLYNLYHVLNHLNLFGRGYLGQAERMVRALYLELRR; this is encoded by the coding sequence GTGGAACCGCTTTTGAATCTCAGCGCCGTGCTGGTGCAGGCCATACAGCACGCCAGCGGTATCGACGTGGCCGGTGCCACGCTGCAGCGTGTGAGCGGTGGCAGCATCAATCGTGCGTATCACGTCCGTCTCGGCGAGCAGTCCTTCTTCCTCAAGTGCAACGGTGCCGATGCGCTGCCCATGTTCGAGGCCGAAGCCGACGGCCTCTCCGCGCTGGCTGCCACCGACGCTTTCCGCGTCCCGCGCGTGCTCGGCTGTGGTCGTACCGATGACGACGCCTTTCTGCTACTTGAGCATCTCCAGCTGCGCCCGCTGGCCAGCGACGAAGATGGCCAGCGCTTTGCCGAGGCGCTGGTGCAGCTCCACCACGAGACCGGCGAGCACTACGGCTGGCCGCGCGACAACTTCATCGGCGCCGCGCCGCAGGCCAACACCCCGGGCGATGGCTGGGCTCGGTTCTTCATCAATCATCGGCTCATCCCGCAACTCGAACGGGCGCGCGCCAAAGGCTACGCCGGCGCGCTCGGCCGCGACGCCGATGCCTTGCTCGAACGCGCTCCCGGTCTGTTCGTCGACTACCGCCCTCACGCGAGCTTGCTGCACGGCGACCTGTGGCATGGCAACGCCGCCATCGACGAGACCGGCCGACCCGCCATCTTCGACCCCGCCGTCTATCGCGGCGACCGCGACGCCGACCTCGCCATGAGCGAACTCTTCGGCGGCTTCCCGTCCAGCTTCTACATCGCCTACCGGCGCGCCTGGCCGATGGCTGACGGCTACGAGCAACGCAAGACGCTGTACAACCTCTACCACGTGCTCAACCATCTCAACCTGTTTGGCCGGGGCTACCTGGGACAGGCGGAGCGGATGGTTCGGGCGTTGTATCTGGAGTTGCGGCGGTGA
- a CDS encoding IS110 family transposase: MYALYRYAQEGRLMDRSSQLNFGVDVGKHELVIASRADQHIIKIANQPEAIGGWLKRLPPDCRIGMEATGVYHLQLADLAHAAGHQVYVFNPRTVAVYLKSLRSRGKTDILDARGIVRYVQNEADEHPLYTPSSATERSVQTLLHRRHQVVKQRAALRMSCQSLDELTRAPFDPLLAAFDQCLRKIDTQLRQLVRADGKLHALATRLRSIPGVGPLISTALALRLSRHPYRNSDALVAALGMDPRPHQSGVSDAPRHLSKQGNGEERRLIYMAAVSACRCALWRERFEQLIARGLPSTAAHCIIARKLLRIAFAINKKRQAYSVEALSGNCHAT, from the coding sequence TTGTACGCGCTGTACCGATATGCTCAGGAGGGACGCCTCATGGACCGTTCATCACAATTGAACTTCGGCGTTGACGTCGGCAAGCACGAGTTGGTCATCGCCTCAAGAGCCGATCAGCACATCATCAAGATCGCCAACCAGCCCGAAGCGATTGGGGGTTGGCTCAAGCGCTTGCCGCCCGACTGTCGCATCGGCATGGAAGCGACTGGGGTCTATCACCTGCAATTGGCCGATCTGGCCCATGCAGCTGGCCACCAGGTCTATGTCTTCAACCCGCGCACCGTGGCCGTCTATCTGAAGTCTCTGCGCTCGCGCGGCAAGACCGACATTCTGGACGCCCGGGGCATTGTTCGATACGTACAGAACGAAGCGGACGAGCACCCGCTCTATACGCCGTCGAGCGCAACCGAGCGATCCGTCCAGACCCTACTGCATCGCCGTCATCAGGTGGTCAAACAGCGCGCCGCGCTGCGCATGAGCTGTCAGTCCCTGGACGAGCTGACACGCGCCCCGTTCGATCCGTTGCTGGCGGCTTTCGATCAGTGTCTACGAAAAATTGACACGCAGCTGCGCCAACTGGTGCGCGCCGACGGGAAACTGCATGCGTTGGCCACCCGCCTGCGCTCCATTCCCGGCGTCGGCCCGTTGATCAGCACAGCATTGGCGCTACGCTTGAGTCGCCATCCGTACCGCAACAGCGACGCGCTGGTTGCAGCCTTGGGCATGGATCCGCGGCCGCACCAGTCGGGGGTATCGGACGCACCGCGACACTTGTCCAAGCAGGGCAACGGTGAAGAGCGCCGACTGATCTACATGGCAGCCGTCAGTGCCTGTCGATGTGCGCTGTGGCGCGAACGATTCGAACAATTGATCGCTCGCGGTTTGCCCAGCACCGCGGCTCATTGCATCATCGCCAGAAAGCTGCTGCGCATCGCCTTTGCTATCAATAAAAAACGCCAGGCATACAGCGTCGAGGCGCTCAGCGGCAATTGCCACGCAACATAG
- a CDS encoding group II truncated hemoglobin yields the protein MTKPNPPSLYARLGDTGIAQLVDRLYERMATLPEVRQVWQMHHDDLTQTKARLRAFLSGWLGGPDRYTSQYGMPRMRRRHLAFSIGRSERDQWMLCLRMALDDTVPDAALRADLDATFSAMADHLRNRAETDTDHQSMASVCVTPSRGEGRGQHGRNQGVPAWQPCQPDCHS from the coding sequence ATGACCAAGCCCAACCCACCGTCGCTGTATGCCCGACTGGGCGACACCGGCATTGCCCAACTCGTCGACCGCCTCTACGAGCGGATGGCCACCCTGCCAGAAGTCCGCCAGGTGTGGCAGATGCACCATGATGACCTGACACAGACCAAAGCCCGCCTGCGCGCCTTTCTCTCCGGCTGGCTGGGCGGTCCCGACCGCTACACGTCCCAGTACGGCATGCCACGCATGCGCCGACGCCACCTGGCGTTTTCCATTGGCCGCAGCGAGCGCGACCAATGGATGCTGTGCCTGCGCATGGCGCTCGACGACACCGTCCCCGATGCCGCCTTGCGTGCGGACCTCGATGCCACCTTCTCAGCCATGGCCGACCACCTGCGCAATCGGGCAGAAACGGACACCGACCACCAGTCGATGGCCAGCGTGTGCGTTACGCCGTCCCGCGGCGAGGGGCGAGGCCAGCACGGGCGCAATCAAGGCGTGCCGGCCTGGCAGCCATGCCAACCCGACTGCCATTCGTGA
- the cydB gene encoding cytochrome d ubiquinol oxidase subunit II translates to MIIDYPTLKVIWWLLVGVLLVGFAIMDGHDMGVGTLLPFVGRNDVERRVVINTVGPHWDGNQVWFITGGGAIFAAWPLVYATAFSGFYWAMLAVLWALFFRPVGFDYRSKIHHPTWRSTWDWGLFVGGAVPPLIFGVAFGNLLQGVPFHFDNTLVSYYTGSFWGLLNPFALLCGVVSTAMITFHGAIYLMHRTEGDIHRRSRVAARLFGVLLLVGFSLAGVWLQWIPGYAINSVVDPAALPDPLAKEVVQAAGAWMHNYQAHPATLAVPIVAYLGIIAALLLAAKGRTLAAFVASSIGIAGVIGTAGVSMFPFILPSSTTPNASLTVWDSVSSHLTLTIMFFATLIFMPIIIAYTSWAYKVMSGKVTAAYVRENSHSAY, encoded by the coding sequence ATGATCATCGATTACCCGACCCTCAAGGTCATCTGGTGGCTGCTGGTGGGGGTACTGCTGGTGGGCTTTGCCATCATGGACGGCCACGACATGGGCGTGGGCACCCTGCTCCCCTTTGTTGGCCGCAACGACGTCGAACGGCGTGTCGTCATCAACACCGTCGGCCCGCACTGGGACGGCAACCAGGTGTGGTTCATCACCGGCGGCGGCGCCATCTTCGCCGCCTGGCCGCTGGTCTATGCCACCGCCTTCTCCGGTTTCTACTGGGCCATGCTGGCGGTGCTGTGGGCACTGTTCTTCCGGCCGGTGGGGTTTGACTACCGCAGCAAGATCCACCACCCGACATGGCGCAGCACCTGGGACTGGGGCCTGTTCGTCGGTGGCGCCGTACCGCCGCTGATCTTCGGTGTGGCCTTCGGCAATCTGCTGCAGGGTGTGCCCTTCCATTTTGACAACACGCTGGTGTCCTACTACACCGGCAGCTTCTGGGGCCTGCTCAATCCCTTTGCCCTGCTGTGCGGCGTCGTCAGCACCGCGATGATCACCTTCCATGGCGCCATCTACCTGATGCACCGCACCGAAGGCGATATCCATCGGCGCAGCCGCGTCGCGGCCCGACTGTTCGGCGTGCTGTTGCTGGTCGGCTTCAGTCTGGCCGGCGTTTGGCTGCAATGGATTCCGGGCTATGCCATCAACTCGGTGGTCGACCCCGCCGCCCTGCCCGACCCGCTCGCCAAAGAGGTGGTCCAAGCCGCCGGCGCCTGGATGCACAACTACCAGGCCCACCCGGCTACCCTGGCGGTGCCGATAGTCGCCTACCTGGGCATCATCGCCGCCCTGCTGCTGGCCGCCAAGGGGCGCACGCTGGCCGCCTTTGTCGCCTCGTCGATCGGCATTGCCGGCGTCATCGGCACGGCCGGTGTGTCGATGTTCCCCTTCATCCTGCCGTCCTCGACCACCCCCAACGCCAGCCTCACGGTGTGGGACAGCGTCTCGAGCCATCTGACGCTCACCATCATGTTCTTCGCCACCCTGATCTTCATGCCAATCATCATTGCCTACACCAGCTGGGCCTACAAAGTGATGTCCGGCAAGGTCACCGCCGCCTACGTGCGGGAAAACAGCCATTCCGCCTACTGA